One segment of Anaeromyxobacter diazotrophicus DNA contains the following:
- a CDS encoding alpha/beta hydrolase → MTAPIARAVAAAPPGGARGAAFDLEGGPDAALLLHGLTGSPFEVRHVAERLQQDGLRCLGPVLPGHGGSPEALAPVAWRDWVEGARRDLARLDGARRVFLVGCSMGALVACALAAARPGRVAGLALLAPALQLSGAARVAGAVARALPFGRRLPPVPKLGGSDVRDPVARRDNPAMAAVPLSAVGELLALAREVERLLPAVRAPALVVAGGQDHTVAMEGARRLAARVGSGPARLLVLQESFHLVGIDVERDRCAGEVAAFFSSIPPSAAEGTSP, encoded by the coding sequence GTGACCGCGCCCATCGCTCGCGCCGTCGCCGCTGCACCGCCCGGCGGCGCGCGCGGCGCGGCCTTCGACCTCGAAGGCGGCCCCGACGCTGCGCTCCTCCTGCACGGCCTCACCGGCTCGCCGTTCGAGGTGCGCCACGTGGCCGAGCGGCTGCAGCAGGACGGGCTCCGCTGCCTGGGCCCCGTCCTGCCGGGCCACGGGGGCTCGCCCGAGGCGCTCGCGCCGGTCGCCTGGCGCGACTGGGTCGAGGGCGCCCGGCGCGACCTGGCGCGGCTCGACGGCGCGCGCCGCGTCTTCCTGGTGGGCTGCTCCATGGGCGCGCTCGTCGCCTGCGCGCTCGCCGCGGCGCGGCCGGGGCGCGTGGCGGGCCTGGCGCTGCTCGCGCCGGCGCTCCAGCTCTCCGGCGCGGCGCGGGTGGCGGGGGCGGTCGCGCGCGCGCTCCCCTTCGGCCGGCGGCTGCCGCCCGTGCCCAAGCTGGGCGGCTCGGACGTGCGCGATCCGGTCGCGCGCCGCGACAACCCGGCCATGGCGGCGGTGCCGCTCTCGGCGGTAGGAGAGCTGCTCGCGCTGGCGCGCGAGGTCGAGCGGCTCCTGCCCGCGGTGCGCGCGCCGGCGCTGGTGGTGGCGGGCGGGCAGGACCACACCGTCGCGATGGAGGGCGCGCGGCGGCTGGCGGCGCGGGTGGGGAGCGGCCCGGCGCGGCTCCTCGTCTTGCAGGAGAGCTTCCACCTGGTGGGCATCGACGTCGAGCGCGACCGCTGCGCCGGCGAGGTGGCCGCCTTCTTCTCGTCCATCCCGCCCTCCGCGGCGGAGGGAACCTCACCATGA
- a CDS encoding DUF3467 domain-containing protein, whose amino-acid sequence MADKPTPPPAAIQLQIEIDPVTANGVFVNMALVNHNETEFTLDLLYLQPQPSKAVVRSRVITTPKHLKRLLHALEDNLAKYEARFGTIDLGDTPHFPTPGMN is encoded by the coding sequence ATGGCCGACAAGCCCACCCCGCCCCCCGCCGCCATCCAGCTCCAGATCGAGATCGACCCCGTCACCGCCAACGGGGTGTTCGTCAACATGGCGCTCGTGAACCACAACGAGACCGAGTTCACGCTCGACCTGCTCTACCTCCAGCCGCAACCGTCGAAGGCGGTGGTCCGCTCGCGCGTCATCACCACCCCCAAGCACCTGAAGCGCCTGCTCCACGCGCTCGAGGACAACCTGGCCAAGTACGAGGCGCGCTTCGGGACCATCGACCTCGGCGACACGCCGCACTTCCCGACGCCGGGGATGAACTGA